The following nucleotide sequence is from Bacteroidales bacterium.
AAACAACCGTGTTGACTATTTGCGACAACTAATTGAACAGAAGAATGATAAGAGATAACCAAACAAACTTTATTTATATAGCTGATACACTATCAAGTAAGTATCCGAAATTCTCAAAAGAATTCATTTCTAAACTTGAAGAATTTGAGATTATATATGATATTCTTCCCGGAACGAAAGACACCTGGGCGGTTGACTATATGCCAATTCAGGTTTCAGAGAACAAATTTGTAAGGTTTACATACAAGCCTGACTACTTAATCTCAACTAAAAAATGGTCAAAGACAATTTCAGATGTTGATTCCATTTGTGAGAAAATCGGTATCAAAACAATCAAATCCGATATAATCATTGATGGCGGTAATATTTCAAGATGGGATGACAAAATTCTGATGACTACAAAAGTTTTCACAGAAAACAAAGATAAACCTGAACTTCAACTCATTCAAGAATTAAAGGACTTGCTCGAAATCAATGAAATATATTTTGTTCCAGTTAAAAAAGGAGATTGGTTGGGACATGTGGACGGAATGGCAAGATTTATAGATAGCCACACGGTTTTAGTCAATGACTATCAAAAAGAAGACAAATCAAGTTACATTGATTTTTTGACTTCCCTTCATAACTCTAAATTAAAATGGATAACATTTCCATTTAACCCTTATAAAAATGAAAACTTTGATGACGCAGCAGGCCTTTATTTAAACTACCTTGAAATGGATAAATATTTAGTTTTACCAATTTTTGGAATTAAAACAGACAAATTAGCTATTGAAAAAGTGAAGGAAATTTTTCCCAACAAGGAAATAATACAAATTATAAGTAATGAACCAGCTAAAAACAATGGCATTATTAACTGTCTGACATGGAATATAAAGAAATAGAAAAACAAACTCAAACCAGCAACCAGCAACAAGCAACCAGCAACCAATCCTAAATTCTTATTTTAGTAAGTTCCCCAAATGGCAGTTCTGTAATAGTTTTTATAATATTTTCCAAATCTTCAGCTTTAATCCACTTTTTTAGATTTTTATTTATTGTATTTGCATTGAAGTGGTCAATTAAAATAAAATCATCATCTCTAATTTGTATATAATCCGGTATTTTTGATGTTCCTTTTGTTTTTAATAAATACATAATTCTTACGTTTTCACAAAGCTACTAATAATTTTTAAGCTGAATAAAAAAATATTTGTAACTAATCAGTTTGTTCCTGGTATTGGTTTTATGATTATTGCAAAATTTATTTTTACCGCAAAGTTCGCTAAGTATTACCGCAAAGAACGCTAAGTTGTTGAATATGTATTATTTGCGAACTTTGCGATTTCCTTAGCGAACTTTGCGGTTAAGTTAAATAATTTATGTTACTCAAATAAGCATAATACAATTTGTTGTTGGAGACTGATTGGTTAAAAATATTTTAAGAAATAAACAATTGATTGTTAATTAAAAGATTTTTTTTAAAGATTTGATAATGTTATTCTTATTACATTTACATAATTAAATAAAAATATTTATTCTATGTTAAAAGTACCTAAAATTTTTATCGGATTAGCGTTTCTGTTTTTGATTTTTATTGATAATACATATTCGCAGAAGTCAATAGTGTTCCATGACCCTGATTTAACTTTCAAAAAAGGATACGAATTATTTAATAAGCAAAAATACGGAGCTGCTCAAAAGTATTTTAATGAAACAGTTGAATATTACCGAAATAGTTATTCTGATGTTAAAACTGATGCCGAATATTATTCAGCAATTTGTGCAATTGAATTATTTAATAAAGATGCAGAATATTTAATATCTACATTTATTACAAAACATCCTGAAAGTCCAAGAGTTAGAACGGCATATTTTCAGATGGGTAAATTTCAATACAGAAAAAAAGAATATCAGGAAGCTATTCACTGGTTTGATAAGGTTAATAAATATGACCTTACAAAAGAAGAAATAGCTGAATTTTATTTTAAAATGGGATATTCTTATTTTGTTTTGGAAAATACTGAAAAAGCAAGCAAATTGTTTTACGAACTAATTGATGGTAATACAAAATATTCACCACCTGCAATTTATTATTATTCTCATATTGCTTATAATGAAAAAAATTATGAAACAGCTTTAAAAGGGTTTAATAAACTTACTGAAGATGAAACTTTTGCAGTAGTTGTTCCATACTATATATCTCAAATTTATTTTTTTAATAAAAAATATAATAAAGCAATTGAATTTGCTTCTGATATTCTTGAAAACGTTTCGCCAAAACGAACACCTGAGATTGCAAGAATAATTGGAGAATCATATTGTAAACTTGATAAATACGCTGAAGCTGTTCCTTTTCTCGAAATATTCAAGGAAAAATCAAATACTTATAACAGAGAAGATGTTTACCAGTTGGCATATGCATATTATAAAAGTAATGACTATGAAAATGCTGCCGGAACTTTTGCTTTAGTAACTAATGTAAACGATTTACTTTCTCAAAATGCATATTATCATTTAGCAGATTGTTATTTAAAACTTAATGATAAAGATGGTGCAAGAATATCTTTTGCTGCTGCTTCAAAACTCGATTTTGACAAAGAAATTAAACAAGATGCATTATTTAATTATGCTAAACTTACATATGAATTATCATATTCTCCATTCAATGAAACTATAAATACATTTAACGAATATATTGAATCGTATCCCAATTCAAAAAAAATAGACGAAGCATATAATTTTCTTGTACAGGTATTTATGACTTCAAAAAATTATAAAGCAGCATTAAATTCAATAGAAAAAATTACTAAAAAAAACAATAATATTTTAGAAGCCTATCAACGTATAGCTTTTTTTCGCGGGCTTGAATTATTTAACAATTTAGAATATGATGAAGCTGTTGTAATTTTAGATAAATCATTAAATGTTCCTTCATTTAATCTGAAAATCA
It contains:
- a CDS encoding agmatine deiminase family protein; amino-acid sequence: MIRDNQTNFIYIADTLSSKYPKFSKEFISKLEEFEIIYDILPGTKDTWAVDYMPIQVSENKFVRFTYKPDYLISTKKWSKTISDVDSICEKIGIKTIKSDIIIDGGNISRWDDKILMTTKVFTENKDKPELQLIQELKDLLEINEIYFVPVKKGDWLGHVDGMARFIDSHTVLVNDYQKEDKSSYIDFLTSLHNSKLKWITFPFNPYKNENFDDAAGLYLNYLEMDKYLVLPIFGIKTDKLAIEKVKEIFPNKEIIQIISNEPAKNNGIINCLTWNIKK